A window of the Rubeoparvulum massiliense genome harbors these coding sequences:
- a CDS encoding F0F1 ATP synthase subunit epsilon yields MSKMQVEVVTPERRVYREEDANMVVVKSTNGELGILPKHIPLVTPLEISHVRVKHHETEDLIVISGGFMEVHDSIVTILANSAELPDEIDLDRAMAAKERAERRLAQTGVEEIDFKRAQIALQRAVNRIKAVQK; encoded by the coding sequence ATGAGCAAGATGCAAGTTGAGGTGGTCACACCGGAACGGCGCGTCTACCGAGAAGAGGATGCCAATATGGTGGTGGTGAAAAGCACCAATGGAGAATTAGGGATCTTACCTAAGCATATTCCTTTGGTCACACCTCTGGAAATCTCCCACGTGAGGGTTAAACACCATGAAACAGAGGACCTAATCGTCATCAGTGGTGGTTTCATGGAAGTGCATGACTCTATCGTGACCATTCTGGCCAATTCGGCAGAGTTGCCAGATGAGATCGATTTAGATCGGGCCATGGCTGCGAAAGAGCGGGCTGAACGTCGCCTTGCTCAAACCGGTGTTGAAGAGATCGATTTCAAGCGGGCACAAATCGCATTACAGCGTGCTGTTAATCGGATTAAAGCCGTTCAAAAGTAA